From the Clostridium cagae genome, the window TTACTTGCTAAATCAGTAAATTTAGTAAACTTCTTTATATATTCTTCTAACTTAAATACTAAGTTTTCTTTATCTATAGTTACCTCATTGCTCCATTCATTAATGAGCTCTATAGTATATTTAAGTGATTCTAAGTCACTTTTAAATTCTTCACTATCAAACGATGGATATATTTCTTTTAAACTCCAATTCAATTCCATTATTTTCTCCTCTACGCTTTAATATTGATTATATAAATTAATGACACATAACCACTATATATTATATCATGTAAATAATGGTTATGAATTTTTATAATAATTAATAAATTCTTGTTTATTTTTTTATTATACTATTTTTAAGAGTAAGTAACTCCTTTGTATCCTCGCCAAATAAAGTTCAATCTACAATATACTCTTTATTTAGTAAATATTGTTCCCAAAATGTTATTTTATATAATGTTTTTGCTTCTATTATTACAATGCTGTGCAAATACTTTAATTATGCAAAGACCCTATTTTATGTCTTCTAAAAAATATCTTTAATTTAAATCAGGTATATATCAATGCTTATGTATAATAATATCTATTAAATTAATATTATGGAAAAATATATGTTTTCAATGTACAATTAGGATATATTATTTATTTAAAGAAAGTTGAGGTTTATTATAAATGTATGAAATGAAAGAAGAGTTTAAAACAGGGATTGAATTTCTTGATGAGCAACATAAGAAATTATTTGAGATAGCTGATAAAGCATATAATTTGCTAACAAATAATTTCACATTAGATAAATATGATTCTGTTGTATATATTATTGAAGAATTAAAAAATTATACAACATTTCATTTTAAATCTGAGGAAGAATACATGGATAGCATAAACTATAAACGAAGATTATCTCAAAAAATCGCACATGGACAATTCATAGAAAAACTTAATAATATTGATCTAAAGATTGTAGACGAAAACCAAGATGAAAGCATAAAAGAAATACTAGAATTTTTAAATACTTGGCTAACTGAACACATATTATATTGTGATAAAATTATAGGAAAATAAAAAATAATACTATAAAGATAATTAAGAATCTTTATAGTATTATTTTTTATTTACTTTTTATACTTTATCTTAATACAAATTATCTCTAATTTAAAATTTTTCTATAATTCTATTTAAATCTTCTGCTTGCATACTTAGTGCTTCACTAGCTGCAACACTTTGTTCAGCTAGTGTTGAATTTGACTATATTATATCTAAAATTTGAATTATTACAGTATTTATTTCTTGTATTGCTTTAGTTGGTTCTTCAGATGAAGCACCTATATTTTGACTAATCCAAAGTTCTGCTTTACTTTATTACATTAATTTTATTAATATATTTTTAAGCTAAATATTTACTTCTTTATATTTAGTTTTTAAAGCAATTACAGCTTTTCTTAATCCTTGATTTGCAGCTTTTTGATACCATATATAAGCTGCTTTACGATCTTGAGTTATCCCATTTCCTAAATAATACATAGTTGCTAAATTATATTCAGCATATGAATATTCTTGATATGCTGCTTTTTTATAATACTTAACAGCCTCTTCATAATTTTTTTCCATTCCAAGACCTTGTTCATACATATATCCCAAAGTATTTTGAGACTTCTCATATCCTAAAATTGAAGCTTTCATATGCCATTTAAATGCCTTTTTGTAATCTATGTCAACACCTTTTCCATACATATATAAATTTCCTAAGTTATATTGTGCATAAAAATCTTCTTGTAATGCAGCTTTTTCATACCACTTAATAGCTTCTTCATAGTTTACTTCAGTTCCTAAACCCTCTTCATACATACATGCCAAATTACATTGTGCATCTGGGTTTCCTTGGTTAGCTGAGTACTCGAAATACTCCTTAGCTTTTTCATAATCCTGCTCTACCCCATTTCCACAATAGTACATATCACCTAAATTATATTGTGCAACATCATAGCCTTGTTCTGCAGACTTTATATACCATTTAACAGCTTCTTCATAATCCTGAGCAATGTCATCACCAATATAATATTTATCACCCAAAGCATTTTGTGCTTTTTTATTTTCTCTATCTGCATATTTTTTTAATTTTTCTAAACTTAGACTTTCAAAATTTATATCTGCATTTTTATAATTATTTATAATATTCTTTATTGTTATTATTCCGCCCAATATTTCATCCCCCATTTATTACAAATTAAAATTTGATTTGCATATAAATTTGATTCAATATTATTATACACTATTTAAAAACAATATGTTTTTCCATTTTATACATTTTAATTTCAACATTTCCTAATAAGAATTCAATTTTATACTATAATTTATCAAAAAGCTTAAGTATCGTGTCAATAAAGTAATATAGTCATATAATATTATAAATCAATATATAGTAGTGATAAAATGAGATACCTTCTAAATGTTAAACAATGTGAATTTTTAGGTAAAGGACATGAAGGAAAAGTTTATTTAACTCCCGAAGGATTTGCTTTAAAAATATTCTATAATAAAAAGAAGGCAGAGAAAGAAGTAGAAATTTTAGAAAAAACAAAAAAGAGTAGATTTTTTCCTAATGTGCTATTTATGGCTGAAAATATGGTATTACGAGAATTCATAGACGGTGATAATCTATATGAATTTTTGCGTAAAAATGGATTAACCTCTTCTTTGTCTATAGAGATTATAGATTTAATTGAAGACTTTAAAATCTTAGATTTCAAAAGATTAAATATTAGAAATGCACATATATTTGTAAATAAAAATAGTAAAATCAAAGTAATAGACCCTCGAAATCCTTATAGTAAATTTACACCTTATCCTAAGGACATTATAAAAACTTTAGTAAAATTAAACTTATTTGATGATTTTTTAAAGAACCTTTTAGATTATAAACCTGATCTTCTTAGTTATTGGATTCACGGTTATGATTATTTTACCCTTATGTCTGAAAAGAAATTACATTGTAGATGCTACGCATGTTAAAAAAGAAATAAAAATACAAGAAGTACACATGTATGTTCTTGTATTTTTATTCTAATTTATTATATTACCATCTTATTTAAAAAAACTATTTGTTTTTCTCTTAAATTCAAAATATTATCCATAATAAATGAGATACTAATTAACGCTATTGCTGTTTTTGTAAAATAATTTATAAGCATATATAAAGCTATAATCTCCATTAAAA encodes:
- a CDS encoding bacteriohemerythrin, whose amino-acid sequence is MYEMKEEFKTGIEFLDEQHKKLFEIADKAYNLLTNNFTLDKYDSVVYIIEELKNYTTFHFKSEEEYMDSINYKRRLSQKIAHGQFIEKLNNIDLKIVDENQDESIKEILEFLNTWLTEHILYCDKIIGK
- a CDS encoding tetratricopeptide repeat protein — translated: MGGIITIKNIINNYKNADINFESLSLEKLKKYADRENKKAQNALGDKYYIGDDIAQDYEEAVKWYIKSAEQGYDVAQYNLGDMYYCGNGVEQDYEKAKEYFEYSANQGNPDAQCNLACMYEEGLGTEVNYEEAIKWYEKAALQEDFYAQYNLGNLYMYGKGVDIDYKKAFKWHMKASILGYEKSQNTLGYMYEQGLGMEKNYEEAVKYYKKAAYQEYSYAEYNLATMYYLGNGITQDRKAAYIWYQKAANQGLRKAVIALKTKYKEVNI
- a CDS encoding serine/threonine protein kinase, encoding MRYLLNVKQCEFLGKGHEGKVYLTPEGFALKIFYNKKKAEKEVEILEKTKKSRFFPNVLFMAENMVLREFIDGDNLYEFLRKNGLTSSLSIEIIDLIEDFKILDFKRLNIRNAHIFVNKNSKIKVIDPRNPYSKFTPYPKDIIKTLVKLNLFDDFLKNLLDYKPDLLSYWIHGYDYFTLMSEKKLHCRCYAC